From a single Methylacidiphilum kamchatkense Kam1 genomic region:
- a CDS encoding amidohydrolase family protein, whose amino-acid sequence MGLEAYMKLGDANGSKLLKEPGCLEKQCQLLYEELCKDGVIYAEIRCSPNNYADPTNNRSAWVILQEIREHFQKAMDKKKKENPEAFCQINLIIIADRKSPNLSSLSRHLSLAITANQHFPLKWGNCAVVGVDLAGFESKKTRAELFSYDFTLIHRCGIAVTAHAGENDDAEGIWQAIFKLHARRLGHALSLNNSQDLLRTVVDRHIAIEMCPYANFQIKGFSPMEGKPSYPGKNILKEFMQSFEAF is encoded by the coding sequence ATAGGCCTAGAAGCTTACATGAAATTAGGAGATGCTAATGGATCCAAACTTCTTAAAGAGCCAGGATGCTTAGAAAAACAGTGTCAACTTCTTTACGAAGAGTTATGCAAAGATGGTGTTATCTATGCTGAAATACGTTGTTCACCCAATAATTACGCAGATCCCACGAATAATCGATCCGCTTGGGTCATCTTGCAAGAGATAAGAGAACATTTTCAAAAGGCAATGGATAAAAAGAAAAAAGAAAATCCAGAAGCATTCTGTCAGATTAATCTTATTATTATTGCTGATAGAAAAAGCCCCAATCTTTCATCCCTAAGCCGCCATCTCTCTTTAGCTATAACCGCCAATCAACATTTTCCTTTAAAATGGGGGAATTGTGCGGTTGTGGGAGTAGATTTGGCAGGTTTCGAATCCAAAAAAACAAGGGCTGAACTTTTTTCTTATGATTTTACCCTCATCCATCGCTGCGGCATAGCTGTCACAGCACATGCAGGAGAAAATGACGATGCCGAAGGAATATGGCAAGCTATTTTTAAACTCCATGCTAGAAGACTAGGCCATGCATTAAGTTTAAATAACTCACAAGATCTTTTAAGAACAGTTGTCGATAGACATATTGCTATTGAAATGTGCCCATATGCTAATTTTCAGATTAAAGGGTTTTCTCCGATGGAAGGGAAACCTTCATATCCCGGGAAAAATATTTTAAAGGAATTTATGCAGAGCTTCGAAGCCTTTTAG
- a CDS encoding glycosyl hydrolase 108 family protein has translation MEELKISDKQYMNLWLAAVIAISQFECEFDKEGNVVSEDDPDDPGGLTKYGIDQRSHPDVDIKNLTFTCAVKICVDEFYRYNLHKLPFKLCLFLAIMGMNVGYETAY, from the coding sequence GTGGAAGAACTAAAGATTAGTGACAAACAATACATGAACTTATGGCTAGCGGCAGTAATTGCCATTAGCCAGTTTGAGTGTGAGTTTGATAAGGAAGGGAATGTAGTGAGCGAAGACGATCCTGATGACCCAGGAGGACTAACGAAATATGGGATAGACCAGAGAAGTCATCCCGATGTGGATATTAAGAACCTAACCTTTACCTGCGCAGTAAAGATATGTGTGGATGAGTTTTATAGGTATAATCTTCATAAGCTGCCTTTTAAGCTTTGTTTATTCCTTGCAATCATGGGGATGAATGTAGGTTATGAAACTGCCTATTAA
- the cas1 gene encoding CRISPR-associated endonuclease Cas1 — translation MPSAYLLQTYTKVSLYSERLQVVSQNEETGSEEVIREIPLRELERLVLDQTVSITTPALCELLVRNIPISFLSFNGQILGGFLPPSNSHGLWRQKQYQNSLDPKSILIFSKQLIKGKIYNQRRSLQRLSLNRNINIENDLQWLNQILFNVSSAATVDEVRGYEGASTARYFQTWASFLPKEFPFERRSTRPPLNPVNACISFGATLLYNEMTALIHLHGLDPALGFLHAPENERWSLALDLIEPFRPVIVEALALDLFSHKILNHEHFEKKNGGCYLNELGRRKFLTQYETRLERQFLSEFAGCRTTLRVQLDASVCSFKAALENPEKFEPFLMN, via the coding sequence ATGCCTTCTGCCTATTTACTTCAAACTTATACCAAAGTTTCTCTCTATTCGGAAAGGCTCCAAGTCGTCAGTCAAAATGAAGAAACTGGTTCAGAAGAAGTCATCAGAGAGATACCCCTAAGAGAACTGGAAAGACTGGTTCTAGATCAAACTGTCTCAATAACCACCCCTGCCCTTTGTGAACTATTGGTCCGTAATATTCCAATCTCGTTTTTGAGTTTTAATGGACAAATCTTAGGTGGATTCCTTCCTCCTTCGAATTCTCATGGGTTATGGAGACAAAAACAGTATCAAAATAGCCTTGATCCTAAATCAATCCTAATTTTTTCAAAACAGCTAATCAAAGGCAAAATTTATAACCAAAGACGGTCTCTACAAAGGCTAAGCTTAAATAGAAATATTAATATAGAAAATGATCTTCAATGGCTTAACCAAATCCTTTTCAATGTATCCTCAGCAGCCACTGTTGACGAAGTCAGAGGATATGAAGGAGCCTCTACAGCACGTTATTTTCAAACTTGGGCTTCATTTTTGCCAAAAGAATTTCCTTTTGAGCGAAGATCCACTCGTCCTCCTCTCAATCCTGTGAATGCATGTATTTCATTTGGAGCGACTCTTCTTTATAATGAAATGACTGCCCTAATTCATCTTCATGGATTGGATCCAGCTTTAGGATTCCTGCATGCTCCAGAAAATGAAAGATGGTCACTTGCCTTAGATCTTATTGAACCATTCAGACCTGTAATTGTGGAAGCATTGGCATTGGATCTCTTTAGCCATAAAATCCTTAATCATGAGCATTTCGAAAAGAAAAATGGTGGCTGTTACTTAAATGAATTGGGAAGAAGAAAGTTTCTTACTCAATATGAAACTAGACTCGAAAGACAGTTCCTATCTGAATTTGCTGGATGCCGAACAACCTTAAGAGTTCAGCTTGATGCCTCTGTTTGTTCATTCAAAGCTGCGTTGGAAAATCCAGAAAAATTTGAGCCATTTTTAATGAATTAA
- the cas2 gene encoding CRISPR-associated endonuclease Cas2 gives MQDDNKSNTEKQNEDPSYWWYEAFTPFPSRKNPPGEKKMLTVIAYDICDDRRLHKIAKICEDYGVRVQFSVFECYLEESELEELWEKLLLEIDPKEDRIVSYKIDAKMAKEIKTAGTMVCSEKVICFLV, from the coding sequence ATGCAAGATGATAATAAATCAAATACTGAAAAACAGAACGAAGATCCATCCTACTGGTGGTATGAAGCTTTTACCCCTTTTCCTAGCCGAAAAAATCCACCCGGAGAAAAAAAAATGCTCACTGTAATTGCATATGATATTTGCGATGATCGAAGACTACATAAGATAGCAAAAATTTGTGAAGACTATGGAGTAAGAGTGCAGTTTAGCGTATTTGAATGTTATTTAGAAGAATCAGAGCTAGAAGAACTATGGGAAAAACTTCTTTTGGAAATCGATCCTAAAGAAGACAGAATTGTATCCTACAAAATTGATGCTAAAATGGCAAAAGAAATAAAAACAGCTGGGACCATGGTATGCTCTGAAAAAGTGATCTGCTTTTTAGTATAA
- a CDS encoding LexA family protein produces MKEKLEDRYLERERNALCDEPLETFLTATLSSYPPEGLPTESQPALVFSSEGKISEFYRLKKEEKPWEYPLYGSLVAAGFPNPGDDYLEKSLSLDELLVKRPSSTFFVRASGYSMEGEGIRNGDILVVDRAETPKNGSIVIAAINGELAVKKLRIEGGRAWLLSVPHHQESKAFL; encoded by the coding sequence ATGAAAGAAAAGCTTGAAGATCGCTATCTAGAAAGAGAAAGAAACGCGCTTTGTGACGAACCGCTTGAGACTTTCCTCACTGCCACGCTTTCTTCTTATCCTCCTGAAGGACTACCGACTGAGAGTCAACCAGCCTTGGTTTTCTCATCGGAAGGAAAAATCTCTGAGTTTTACAGACTAAAAAAAGAAGAAAAGCCTTGGGAATATCCTCTTTATGGTAGTCTGGTTGCTGCCGGCTTTCCCAATCCGGGTGACGATTATCTAGAAAAAAGTCTGAGTCTAGACGAACTTCTGGTTAAACGGCCCTCGTCCACTTTTTTTGTTAGAGCCAGCGGATACTCAATGGAAGGAGAAGGGATTCGAAACGGCGACATTCTAGTAGTCGACAGGGCTGAAACGCCGAAAAACGGATCGATTGTGATAGCGGCTATCAATGGAGAGCTAGCAGTTAAGAAGCTGCGGATAGAAGGAGGTAGAGCTTGGCTACTGTCGGTGCCACACCATCAAGAAAGCAAAGCTTTTCTATAG
- a CDS encoding Y-family DNA polymerase has translation MNKQKRFGLIDCDNFYVSCERLFNPFLEGKPVVVLSNNDGCVVSRSKEAKALGVPMGAPFFQWKEFFQSHKLIALSSNYTLYGDISSRVMELVEASAPLVEVYSIDEAWVDLTDSPSPYEYASELRKKIWRWTGIPVTIGIGPTKTLAKVASKIAKKADNLRGVNFLANEDQITAALSTIAVEDVWG, from the coding sequence ATGAACAAACAAAAAAGGTTCGGCCTCATCGACTGCGATAACTTTTATGTATCCTGCGAACGGCTGTTTAATCCTTTTTTGGAAGGCAAACCGGTGGTGGTGCTTTCAAATAACGACGGTTGTGTTGTCTCCAGATCCAAAGAAGCTAAAGCCCTGGGGGTTCCGATGGGAGCTCCTTTTTTCCAGTGGAAAGAGTTTTTTCAATCCCATAAGCTGATAGCTCTTTCGAGCAACTACACTCTCTATGGGGACATCAGCAGCAGGGTCATGGAGCTTGTTGAAGCCTCCGCTCCTTTGGTAGAAGTGTACAGTATCGACGAGGCTTGGGTGGATCTAACGGATAGCCCCTCACCCTATGAGTATGCAAGCGAATTAAGAAAAAAAATCTGGAGATGGACTGGCATTCCCGTAACCATAGGCATTGGGCCTACGAAAACGCTAGCGAAAGTCGCTTCAAAAATTGCGAAAAAAGCGGATAATCTGCGAGGAGTCAATTTCCTTGCTAACGAGGATCAAATAACTGCAGCGTTGAGCACCATAGCAGTAGAAGATGTCTGGGGATAG
- a CDS encoding DinB/UmuC family translesion DNA polymerase, whose product MLERTVWELRGVSCFDFEENAKPPKQILSSQTFGKALFRLDELQAATANFVNEAGGKLRRFGLAAGSMTVFVRHGSFPGQVTSATLRFIEPVEDTITLLDKGESLLQSIYKPNRTYTKSGVLLFDLQPKGNRQLAFWSSKEEKKEKLRTLSQLLDDWSMGRSKPALRVGTELFSENWRLRAERKTPRYTSRWKEIPTVRA is encoded by the coding sequence ATGCTAGAACGAACGGTATGGGAACTAAGAGGGGTAAGCTGTTTTGATTTCGAAGAAAACGCCAAACCTCCAAAGCAGATCCTTTCATCGCAGACTTTTGGAAAAGCTCTTTTTCGACTGGACGAGCTACAAGCGGCTACGGCTAATTTTGTGAATGAAGCCGGAGGGAAGCTCAGACGCTTCGGTCTAGCCGCTGGAAGCATGACAGTATTCGTCAGGCATGGGTCTTTTCCTGGGCAAGTGACCTCAGCAACTCTTCGGTTTATAGAGCCAGTGGAAGATACGATCACTCTGTTGGACAAAGGAGAAAGTCTTCTCCAGTCCATTTATAAACCCAACAGAACCTATACAAAATCAGGCGTGCTTCTTTTCGATCTTCAACCAAAAGGAAATCGTCAGCTCGCTTTCTGGTCAAGCAAAGAGGAAAAAAAAGAAAAATTACGCACTCTTTCCCAACTTTTGGATGATTGGTCCATGGGTAGAAGCAAGCCAGCCCTGAGGGTAGGAACGGAACTGTTCAGCGAAAATTGGCGGCTGCGAGCAGAAAGAAAAACCCCTAGATACACAAGCAGATGGAAAGAAATTCCAACAGTCCGAGCCTAA
- a CDS encoding glycosyltransferase, with product MKIAWFSPLPPQKSGIADFSRNVLTYLKKFSKLILYVEDYWPTESLARDCQVVRYVEKSRISWRLLEQVEACDLVFFNMSNDFRFHSYAYELLLRYPGIVILHDYVLQFFYAGYYLIEKRNFSGYLEKFKELYALDLLTTHPVADGRTVILNFLKKIYVDHSILWYPMNEEVISKASALIVHSDFALQNIKKKFLSKPVVKIDLPYTLPEETLVSLPSNPYSFSVPKDRPKLIAATFGYVLPNKAYELVFKVLQSNPMLQNHMEYWIVGGTFFWYNIHSLAKKYKLQAIVKIFGYQEPEKVQEILSCVDLCIALRDPTMGETSSSLLNQMLLSKPAVVLNVGWYAELPNSCVFKLNPESAEKELEEILKMSLFNRSELIKMGNRAKEYVLAHHTPMHYAQKLMEVGRQFNELINKKID from the coding sequence GTGAAAATCGCTTGGTTTAGTCCTTTACCTCCGCAAAAATCTGGGATTGCTGATTTTAGTCGTAATGTTCTGACTTATTTAAAGAAATTTTCCAAACTCATCCTATATGTTGAAGATTATTGGCCAACGGAATCCTTGGCTAGGGATTGTCAGGTTGTTCGGTATGTTGAAAAGTCTCGGATCAGTTGGAGACTGTTGGAGCAAGTGGAAGCCTGTGATCTAGTCTTCTTTAACATGAGTAATGATTTTCGCTTTCATTCTTATGCTTACGAGTTGTTGTTGAGATATCCTGGGATAGTGATTCTGCACGATTACGTGCTGCAGTTCTTTTACGCTGGTTATTATTTAATCGAAAAAAGAAATTTTTCAGGCTACCTAGAAAAATTCAAAGAATTATACGCTTTGGATTTGCTCACAACACACCCAGTGGCAGATGGACGTACGGTCATCTTGAATTTTTTAAAAAAAATTTATGTGGATCATTCTATCCTTTGGTATCCAATGAATGAAGAGGTCATTTCAAAGGCTTCTGCACTGATCGTCCATTCTGATTTTGCGCTTCAGAACATTAAAAAGAAGTTCTTGTCAAAACCGGTCGTTAAGATTGATCTTCCTTATACGTTGCCTGAGGAGACTTTGGTTTCTTTGCCGTCTAACCCGTATAGCTTTTCGGTGCCAAAGGATAGACCTAAACTCATCGCAGCTACTTTCGGCTATGTGCTACCTAACAAAGCCTATGAACTGGTGTTCAAGGTATTGCAATCTAATCCCATGCTGCAAAACCATATGGAATACTGGATCGTTGGAGGGACGTTCTTTTGGTATAATATTCACAGCCTTGCGAAAAAATATAAGCTGCAAGCCATTGTGAAGATCTTTGGATATCAGGAGCCTGAAAAAGTGCAGGAGATTCTTTCATGCGTGGATCTCTGCATTGCCTTAAGGGATCCGACAATGGGAGAAACGTCTAGTTCGCTGCTTAATCAAATGCTTTTGTCTAAGCCAGCGGTAGTTCTAAATGTAGGTTGGTATGCAGAACTGCCCAATAGCTGCGTTTTCAAGCTTAATCCGGAGTCTGCTGAAAAAGAGTTGGAAGAAATCTTGAAAATGTCTCTTTTTAACCGATCTGAACTTATAAAAATGGGCAATAGGGCAAAGGAATATGTTTTAGCTCATCATACGCCAATGCATTATGCTCAAAAGCTGATGGAAGTGGGGCGACAGTTCAATGAATTGATTAATAAAAAAATTGATTGA
- a CDS encoding Slp family lipoprotein: MRVKSLPFFILLFFSTATFSLAGPFTKEEKLILKTEPPFSAIMAHPEAYIGTRLFVGGVIAQVQNLPDRSLMEVIHKPLSKSFKVPLATDLSYGRFLVSTRKFLDPSIYTKGKSVTVIGRLSRVQPGIIGKRPYKYPVISASHIHLWSDTY, from the coding sequence ATGCGGGTAAAGTCGCTTCCATTTTTCATTCTCCTCTTTTTTTCTACCGCCACTTTTTCTCTAGCAGGTCCCTTTACCAAAGAAGAAAAGCTCATTCTTAAAACCGAACCTCCTTTTTCTGCCATTATGGCGCATCCTGAGGCTTATATTGGGACTCGATTGTTTGTCGGAGGAGTCATTGCTCAAGTCCAAAACCTACCTGATCGATCTTTGATGGAGGTTATCCACAAACCCCTGTCCAAGAGCTTTAAGGTGCCTCTTGCAACGGACTTGAGCTATGGAAGGTTTTTAGTCTCCACAAGAAAGTTTCTTGACCCTTCCATCTATACGAAAGGGAAAAGTGTAACGGTAATAGGAAGACTAAGCCGGGTACAGCCAGGAATCATTGGAAAAAGACCCTATAAATACCCAGTAATTTCTGCTTCGCATATCCATCTGTGGTCTGATACTTACTAA
- a CDS encoding DEAD/DEAH box helicase: MENCLHTFLPQVKRWFEHTYGVPTPVQKALWPIVREGKNVVASSPTGSGKTLAAFLVVIDEIWKNTIFSTPFESVYLLYISPLRALGNDIETNLRKPLSEIPHFTKSGEPRLTPLTISVRTGDCSAYERTKQCLHPPHILVTTPESFYLLLTSSSGRKILQTVRTVIVDELHWIADNNRGAHLSLSLERLEHVCKRPIQRIGLSATMRPMETLGHFLSPSAPCHIIDLGIPSKLDARLELPFLPLGHVMPQEGWDKIYRRIIQLTNHYHTTLVFVNTRRLAEKMAHHLGLLMDPEKIGTHHGSLSKETRKAIEKKFKEGKLNVLVATSSLELGIDIGTVEGVCQMGSPRSVSSFIQRIGRSNHNPQNERLAHGHLFPLDIHDLVECVALLYALKQGKIESIHLPEAPLDVLMQQIVAEVAAEPWEEKQLYALFSKAYPYRNLSFEKFHELTQLLCDGFHPLRGSQRALLFFDSNGWLRAKKGAKLRALTSGGTIPDSGDYIVALETDETRIGTVNEDFALESLIGDIFLLGNHPWKIKKVKRGKVLVEDAAGSNPTIPFWLGEAPARSPLLNQTIDTIRKEAAEFLQSFQNQTTATALSKHFEELIEISKEAAEELARFFLLTNLTLGTIPSADNIVLERFFDPTEGTQLVIHSPLGLRLNRAWGLALRKRFCRKFNFELQAAASEEGLVLSLTTVHSFPLKDLMHFLSSHSVRELLIQALIDAPFFGIRWRWTATTALAIPKIRAGKFSSPLVQKMEAENLLSLIFPEATACLENIIGNRSIPKHPLVEQTLAYCLEEVLDCRGLEQLLASIEKGALLLTHRESTNPSFPAVALLSSAPYTYLDPAPLEERRSRSVPFKTTYDPEELTIRTQLQSASHRAVHGFLLAKTKGSRSLF, from the coding sequence ATGGAAAATTGTCTGCATACTTTTTTACCTCAGGTCAAACGATGGTTTGAACATACTTACGGTGTTCCCACGCCGGTTCAAAAAGCGCTTTGGCCTATTGTTCGAGAAGGGAAAAATGTTGTCGCATCTTCCCCAACTGGCTCAGGAAAAACTTTAGCAGCATTCCTTGTAGTTATTGATGAGATTTGGAAAAACACCATTTTCTCTACGCCTTTTGAAAGCGTCTACCTCCTTTACATTTCTCCCTTAAGGGCTCTTGGAAACGACATAGAAACAAATTTAAGAAAACCCTTGTCTGAAATCCCTCATTTTACGAAATCTGGAGAGCCACGCCTGACTCCATTAACTATATCTGTTAGAACGGGCGATTGTTCCGCCTATGAAAGAACAAAACAATGCCTTCATCCCCCACACATACTAGTTACTACACCTGAATCGTTCTATTTACTGCTTACTAGTAGTTCAGGGAGAAAAATCCTGCAAACAGTTCGAACGGTCATTGTGGACGAACTCCATTGGATTGCAGACAACAATCGAGGGGCTCATCTTTCTCTTTCTTTAGAACGGCTAGAGCATGTCTGCAAAAGACCAATCCAGCGAATCGGATTATCCGCCACCATGCGCCCTATGGAAACACTGGGCCATTTTCTATCCCCTTCTGCTCCCTGCCACATTATTGATCTAGGAATACCCTCAAAATTAGACGCTAGGCTCGAACTTCCTTTTCTTCCTCTTGGGCATGTCATGCCGCAGGAAGGCTGGGATAAAATTTATCGCCGGATTATCCAATTAACCAATCACTACCACACTACCCTTGTATTCGTTAACACTCGAAGATTAGCCGAAAAAATGGCTCATCATCTTGGTCTTTTAATGGATCCAGAAAAGATTGGGACCCATCACGGCAGTCTTTCTAAAGAGACCCGAAAAGCCATAGAAAAAAAGTTTAAGGAAGGCAAGCTCAACGTTCTGGTCGCTACGTCCTCTCTTGAACTTGGTATTGACATTGGAACAGTGGAAGGAGTATGCCAGATGGGCTCTCCTCGATCGGTTTCCTCTTTTATTCAAAGAATTGGCCGGTCGAATCATAATCCTCAAAACGAACGGCTGGCTCATGGTCATCTTTTCCCATTGGACATCCATGATCTAGTCGAGTGTGTTGCCCTTCTGTATGCTTTAAAACAGGGTAAAATTGAATCTATCCACCTTCCGGAAGCTCCTCTTGACGTTCTGATGCAACAGATAGTAGCTGAAGTGGCTGCTGAACCTTGGGAGGAAAAACAACTCTATGCACTCTTTTCAAAAGCTTATCCCTACAGAAACCTATCTTTTGAAAAGTTTCATGAACTTACGCAATTGCTCTGTGACGGGTTTCATCCTTTAAGAGGGAGCCAACGCGCCCTCCTTTTTTTTGATTCCAACGGATGGCTAAGAGCCAAAAAAGGGGCAAAACTAAGAGCCTTAACTTCGGGAGGTACGATCCCGGATTCAGGAGACTATATTGTCGCTTTGGAGACTGACGAAACAAGGATCGGAACTGTCAACGAAGATTTCGCCTTAGAAAGCTTAATTGGTGACATCTTCCTTCTTGGAAATCATCCATGGAAAATCAAAAAGGTAAAACGGGGGAAAGTCCTGGTCGAAGATGCTGCCGGATCGAATCCTACGATTCCTTTTTGGCTTGGCGAAGCGCCGGCGAGGAGTCCTTTGCTAAACCAGACTATTGATACGATAAGAAAAGAAGCAGCCGAGTTCCTCCAATCTTTTCAGAACCAAACTACAGCGACAGCACTCTCAAAACATTTTGAAGAGCTTATTGAGATTTCTAAAGAAGCTGCTGAAGAGCTTGCTCGATTTTTTCTTCTGACCAACCTTACTCTTGGCACCATCCCGAGTGCTGATAATATTGTTTTAGAAAGATTTTTTGATCCTACCGAAGGCACACAGCTGGTTATTCATTCTCCCTTAGGGTTAAGATTGAATCGGGCATGGGGGCTAGCCTTGCGCAAAAGGTTCTGTAGAAAATTTAATTTTGAACTACAAGCTGCTGCTTCCGAAGAGGGATTAGTGTTATCCTTAACGACCGTTCACAGTTTTCCTCTCAAAGATCTGATGCATTTTCTTTCTTCTCATTCTGTTCGCGAACTACTTATTCAAGCTTTGATCGATGCGCCTTTTTTTGGAATCAGATGGCGATGGACGGCCACAACCGCTCTGGCTATCCCCAAAATAAGAGCTGGCAAATTCTCTTCTCCTTTAGTCCAAAAGATGGAAGCTGAAAACCTCCTTTCGCTTATTTTTCCAGAAGCAACGGCCTGCCTTGAGAATATCATTGGGAACCGATCGATCCCTAAGCATCCTCTTGTAGAACAAACCCTTGCCTATTGCTTGGAAGAGGTTCTGGACTGTAGAGGGCTTGAACAACTTTTAGCTTCCATTGAGAAAGGAGCCCTCCTCCTGACACATAGAGAGTCCACCAACCCTTCTTTTCCGGCAGTCGCTTTACTCTCCTCAGCCCCTTATACCTACCTGGATCCTGCCCCACTAGAAGAGCGGAGGAGCCGATCGGTTCCCTTTAAAACAACATACGATCCAGAAGAACTCACGATCAGGACGCAGCTCCAATCAGCAAGCCATCGAGCAGTTCATGGCTTCCTATTGGCAAAAACCAAAGGATCGAGAAGTCTTTTTTGA
- a CDS encoding Lhr family helicase, whose protein sequence is MASYWQKPKDREVFFDFLSSVGFLTNEDRIWSPGKDNGLTEWAEALRKEGKIFCIHLSTGYNLWFAQQWLACFSALYPRHFSKTDENASISLVEALSKLLQARLQYEGPVSSKRLALLLNRSVEEVDTALQFLEAQGVVFRGHFQKGLKESTWCHRSVLSQLHKLSRTYCRNAIQPVAIELYQRFLYQWQRLTADTKACGLEGLFAVLKMLEGYFAPLESWEKEILPSRMENYDPSWLDQLSLSGRIVWVIKNKSNRKSASFSHSSCSIAFLERAQASVFKKQPCLPIPSLALSSRAKRLYELIVEKRALFFDELLGASKAAPWEIESDLRELVGCGLVRADCVSALRHFFSKKKRLSLSLRLALSSSWGRWTAETYKLSIEKKSTPRLSETTESALSTEKKIEKLLRMLLRRYGIFFKKLLEKENVYYGLWPQLLPILRLMEMREELLAGQFIEGMGEQFALPEAITMLKKIKEEVSSPFQPSVSVFDPSSLSEIIKKPVQQ, encoded by the coding sequence ATGGCTTCCTATTGGCAAAAACCAAAGGATCGAGAAGTCTTTTTTGATTTTCTTTCTTCTGTTGGGTTTCTAACCAATGAGGATAGAATATGGAGCCCAGGCAAAGACAATGGACTGACCGAATGGGCGGAAGCCTTACGTAAAGAAGGGAAGATTTTCTGTATCCATCTTTCTACTGGATACAACCTTTGGTTTGCTCAGCAGTGGCTTGCCTGCTTTTCAGCTCTTTACCCCAGACACTTCTCTAAGACCGATGAGAACGCTTCTATTAGTCTAGTAGAGGCTTTATCCAAACTACTGCAAGCAAGGCTTCAATACGAAGGGCCAGTGAGTTCTAAAAGACTTGCGCTTCTACTTAATCGTTCAGTCGAAGAGGTAGACACAGCGCTTCAATTCCTCGAGGCTCAAGGCGTTGTTTTTAGAGGTCATTTTCAGAAAGGATTAAAGGAGAGTACGTGGTGTCATCGTTCGGTCTTATCGCAACTCCATAAGCTTTCTAGAACCTACTGTAGGAATGCTATACAACCGGTTGCTATTGAGCTTTACCAACGTTTTCTTTACCAGTGGCAACGGCTGACAGCCGACACTAAAGCTTGCGGGCTAGAAGGACTTTTTGCAGTTCTTAAAATGCTGGAAGGCTATTTTGCGCCTCTGGAATCATGGGAAAAAGAAATTCTGCCTTCTAGAATGGAAAATTACGATCCTTCCTGGCTGGATCAATTAAGCCTTTCAGGAAGAATTGTCTGGGTGATTAAAAACAAAAGCAATAGAAAGAGTGCTTCTTTTAGCCATTCTTCCTGTTCAATAGCCTTCTTAGAAAGAGCACAGGCAAGTGTCTTTAAAAAACAGCCTTGTCTACCTATTCCTTCCTTAGCCCTTTCTTCTAGGGCAAAAAGACTGTATGAGCTGATCGTTGAAAAAAGAGCGCTTTTCTTTGATGAATTGTTAGGAGCAAGTAAAGCTGCCCCATGGGAAATAGAAAGCGATCTTAGGGAACTAGTGGGCTGCGGTTTGGTCAGAGCGGATTGTGTTAGTGCGTTACGACATTTTTTTTCTAAAAAGAAAAGACTCTCTCTTTCTTTAAGACTCGCTCTTTCTTCAAGTTGGGGAAGATGGACTGCTGAGACCTATAAGCTGAGTATAGAAAAAAAATCTACACCGAGATTATCAGAAACTACTGAGTCAGCTCTTTCAACTGAAAAGAAAATAGAAAAGCTTCTGAGAATGTTGCTGCGTCGGTACGGTATTTTTTTTAAAAAACTCCTCGAAAAAGAAAACGTTTATTATGGACTATGGCCTCAGTTGCTCCCCATCCTGAGGCTTATGGAAATGCGAGAAGAGCTCCTAGCCGGTCAATTTATCGAAGGGATGGGAGAACAGTTTGCACTGCCTGAGGCCATTACCATGCTTAAAAAAATAAAAGAAGAGGTATCCTCTCCTTTCCAACCTTCTGTATCAGTTTTTGATCCCTCCTCCCTTAGTGAAATAATTAAGAAGCCAGTCCAACAGTAG